TGGATTGTAGAAGCCCAATCCGCCACGTGGCTCCAGCAGGATCGCATGCTCCGTTCCCGCATAGTTCCGCAGCAGAATCGAGCCGTTGTGCGATACCACGAAACGCTCCTCATCCAGTGGAAACGGATTCTCATAGCGGCCCTGGACACGATTGCCGTCCCCGCGATGTACATACCCGATATTGACTTCGGGCGTGAGATTCGTGATAGCTTCCTGTGCGTTGACTCCGTGCCGACGGTCAATGATCCCCACCCCGCCGCGAGCGGGGCCATTGTGAGCCGTTAGAAGACAGAGAACCGTTTGCGTACCGGGGATGGGACGCGCCTCCATGAATGTCGCCGGGCTCAACACGCGATTGCCGTAATAGACCTGAAGGGCAGTTCCATCCGGGCGGATCGTCCAGAGGCTCTGTATCGGGATGGCCGGACGATCCACATATTCCCAGCGGCTGTAAATGATGCGACCGTCGTGCAGTACCGCTGGTGTGAAATCGTTCAGATAGTTGGCGCTCAGACGCAGAATATTGGAGCCGTTGCGATCCATTCTGTACAACACGCCGACCGGCGAGTCCCAGCAGTACGCATAGGCGCTGGTTCGGGTCGAAAGGAAGGCAATCCCCCCATCCGGCAGCCAGCAGGGATTGAAGTTGTAGTGGTCGCCACGGGTCAACTGAGCAAGCCCCGTCCCATCGACATTCATCCGGTAGATCTGATAGACGTCCGCCTGGCTCCTGCGCCAACTGAACAGGACCTCCCGCCCATCATAGGACACCTCCAGGTCAAGCAATTGCCCTTCCGGCGAATCCACCAGCCGTTCCAGCCCTCCGTCGCGGCCGAATCGATACAACCCGCCGCCGGCGCGGAAGTCCTCGTTGTGATAGGTGTAGACGTGCGAGGGATTCATCGCCTGCCGCTGAATCACCAGCAGACCATCGAAGCCGCAATCGCCCGAAGTGAACCACTCGGCCAGCCTCTGCGAATGCTCGAACTCCATTGGCTCACCCGGGGCTGGGCGAAACACTCCCAACACGCCCGGCTCCGGCGGGCTCGAATAGATCTGAATCTCCGAAGCGCCGGGATTGGGCCCGGTATCGGCGCGAGTGAATCTGAGCGTCAGTGTTTGCGTCTGCACGGGCGTCTCCAGTGTGATACGCTGGGGACCGTGACCTCGCCGCAGATCTGCTTTCGCAGCAGGGACGCTTGCCGCGTCCGCATAGATTTCAACCTGCAGGAAATTCTCATTCCACAGCCACGCCGTCCGTCCGTAATAGACGATCTCACCAACTGTCACGACTTCCGGCCAGGCATACGTGAGTGTTGCCCCGGCCGCCCGCACCTGCGGCACGCACCACGCCCTGCCACGATCCTCACCGGATTGCGATTCGGGGATTTGCCCGTCGGCTGTGAATGCGCCCAGGTAATCGTCGCTGTATCGCCCGCTTTCCGTGATCGTTGCATCAGGAGCGATATTTCGCGATTCGGCCTTGCCTTGAGTGACGAAACCCCCAAATGGCAGTGCTGAAGACAGAATCCACACCATCACCCACTGTTTCATGACTCATTGTCTCCCATCGAGTCGGTTGGGGCTTCACGGCAATTCTGTCACATTCTAACACGCTCAGGGGGCCGAGCCAACCCCTTCTTGTCGACGGCGAGGACGCCATACGGCCCGAGGATGGCATGAATCAGCGGGTCTTGTGATGTTGCTTTCGGCTCGGCTTCTTCACAAATGCCTCGCCTGCTCCCAACCGATCTGTTATCTTCCTGGACGATAAGATCGGCCGGAGTCGTTGCTGGAATGGAGGTATCTACCATGGTCAATCGCGGGACTGTATCGCGTCTTGTGGCAGGGCTGGTGATCGTCATGACAGCGGGACCGATCGTTCGGCCGGCGCCGGTGCAGTTCACCAAGGTCGTCATTGACAAGACGTTCCGATCCGAGGGTGTGGCTGTCGGGGACGTCAACGGCGACGGGTTGCTCGATATCCTGGCGGGAGAGGTGTGGTACGAGGCGCCCGATTGGCGGATGCACGAGATCCGCCCGCCGGGCAAATACGACGTGGCCACCGGGTACAGCAACACCTTCGCGAACTTCGCCTGTGACGTGAACGGCAACGGCTGGATCGATTCAATCGTCACGACGATGATGGGTGAGCCGGCGTACTGGTATGAGAATCCCAAGAACCAGCCGGGACATTGGAAAGTCCACATAGCAACTCCCAGCGCGTGCAATGAGACGCCGTTGTTTGTCGACCTGTGGGGAACGGGCAGGCCGGTGCCTGTCTGGGGCGTCCAGCCGGAAGGGTACATGGCGTGGTTCAGCATTTCCGAGGACCCGTACAAGGAATGGACCATGCACGTCATTGGGGGTCCCAACGCGCCGGGCAGCGAGCGGTACAGCCATGGCCTGGGCGTCGGAGACATCAACGGCGACGGGCGCAACGACGTGATCGTGACCGCAGGCTGGTGGGAGGCTCCTGAAGATCGGACGCAGCCAAACTGGAAGTTCCACCCCGTCGATTTCGGTCCGCCCTGCGCCGATATGATCGTCTACGATGTTGACGGCGATGGGCGCAACGATGTGATCACCAGCTCGGCCCACGATTACGGCCTCTGGTGGTTCCGGCAACTGCCCGGCGCCAACGGCACGAAGTTCCACATGGAGGTGATCACAAAGGAATACTCCCAACTGCACGCGGTCCGCTTGGCAGACATCAACAACGACGGGATCATGAACATCGTGACGGGCAAACGCTACTTCGCACACAACGGCAAGGACCCCGGCGCCTTCGATCCGGCCGTGCTGTTGTGGTTCGAGATCCAGCGGCTTGGAAACGGCAAGGTCAAGTTCATCCCGCACGTGATCGACGACGATTCCGGCATCGGCACGCAATTCGAGGTCCTCGACATCAACGGCAACGGACGACTGGACATCGTCACCGCCAACAAGAAGGGCGTCCACCTCTTCATTCAGGAGCCGCCGGCCGGCGTCTTGCTCTTCGACGGCAAAACCTTCGATGGCTGGGAAGGCAACACGGACTGGTTCCGCATCGAAGACGGCGCGATCGTCGGAGGCAGCCTGGAGAAGCGCATACCCCGCAACGAGTTTCTGTGCACGACGATGGAGTACAGCGATTTCGAGCTTCGGCTTAAGGTCAAGCTGCTCGGTGACCCGGCCCAGGCGAACGGTGGCATCCAGATCCGCAGCCGGCGAGTCCCGAACCATCACGAGATGATCGGCTACCAGGCCGACATGGGCCAGCAATACTGGGGGTGCCTCTACGACGAATCTCGGCGCAAT
Above is a genomic segment from Anaerobaca lacustris containing:
- a CDS encoding family 16 glycoside hydrolase, with the protein product MEVSTMVNRGTVSRLVAGLVIVMTAGPIVRPAPVQFTKVVIDKTFRSEGVAVGDVNGDGLLDILAGEVWYEAPDWRMHEIRPPGKYDVATGYSNTFANFACDVNGNGWIDSIVTTMMGEPAYWYENPKNQPGHWKVHIATPSACNETPLFVDLWGTGRPVPVWGVQPEGYMAWFSISEDPYKEWTMHVIGGPNAPGSERYSHGLGVGDINGDGRNDVIVTAGWWEAPEDRTQPNWKFHPVDFGPPCADMIVYDVDGDGRNDVITSSAHDYGLWWFRQLPGANGTKFHMEVITKEYSQLHAVRLADINNDGIMNIVTGKRYFAHNGKDPGAFDPAVLLWFEIQRLGNGKVKFIPHVIDDDSGIGTQFEVLDINGNGRLDIVTANKKGVHLFIQEPPAGVLLFDGKTFDGWEGNTDWFRIEDGAIVGGSLEKRIPRNEFLCTTMEYSDFELRLKVKLLGDPAQANGGIQIRSRRVPNHHEMIGYQADMGQQYWGCLYDESRRNRILAQPDPELRRRIARHGQWNDYVIRCEGRRVRLWLNGVQTVDYTEPDESLEQTGIIGLQIHSGVPAETCCKDIRIAEIRR